Proteins from a single region of Flavobacterium sp. K5-23:
- the serS gene encoding serine--tRNA ligase — translation MLQITFIRENQEQVIKALAKRNMDATSVVEEVVQLDEKRRSTQVELDNILAESNKLSKDIGGLMKSGEKSKAAILKEKTVLLKEKSKKLAEEADVIAAELLEKLYTLPNLPADIVPVGKTPEENLNVFEEGEIPVLHEGAQPHWELVKKYDIIDFELGVKITGAGFPVYKGKGARLQRALINYFLDKNTAAGYNEVQVPHFVNEASAYGTGQLPDKEGQMYHDATDDLYLIPTAEVPVTNLFRDVILSESELPVLTTAYTPCFRREAGSYGAHVRGLNRLHQFDKVEIVRVEHPDNSYKALDGMVEHVKEILNELKLPYRILRLCGGDMGFTSALTYDFEVFSTAQDRWLEISSVSNFETFQANRLKLRFKDKEGKNQLAHTLNGSALALPRVLAGILENYQTPEGIVIPDVLRPYCGFDIID, via the coding sequence ATGTTACAAATTACATTTATTAGAGAGAATCAGGAACAAGTAATCAAGGCTTTGGCAAAAAGAAATATGGATGCCACTAGTGTTGTTGAAGAAGTCGTACAACTGGACGAAAAACGTCGTTCTACACAAGTAGAATTAGACAATATCTTAGCTGAATCTAATAAATTATCCAAAGACATTGGAGGCTTGATGAAAAGCGGTGAGAAATCAAAAGCCGCTATTCTTAAAGAAAAAACAGTCCTTTTGAAAGAGAAAAGCAAGAAATTAGCCGAAGAAGCGGATGTAATTGCTGCTGAACTTTTGGAAAAATTATATACATTACCTAACCTTCCAGCTGATATTGTTCCAGTAGGGAAAACACCTGAGGAAAACCTAAACGTTTTTGAAGAAGGTGAAATTCCAGTTTTACATGAAGGTGCTCAACCGCATTGGGAATTGGTGAAAAAATACGATATCATCGATTTCGAATTAGGAGTAAAAATCACAGGAGCAGGATTTCCAGTTTATAAAGGAAAAGGGGCAAGATTACAACGTGCCTTGATCAATTATTTCTTGGATAAAAATACGGCTGCAGGTTACAATGAAGTTCAGGTGCCTCATTTTGTAAACGAAGCTTCAGCTTATGGAACAGGTCAATTACCAGACAAAGAAGGACAAATGTACCACGATGCTACAGATGATTTATACTTAATACCTACGGCTGAGGTTCCGGTGACGAATTTGTTTCGTGATGTAATCTTATCTGAAAGTGAGTTGCCGGTTTTAACCACGGCTTACACACCATGTTTCCGTAGAGAAGCTGGTTCTTATGGTGCTCATGTACGCGGATTAAACCGTTTGCACCAATTTGACAAAGTGGAAATTGTACGTGTGGAACATCCAGACAACTCTTATAAAGCGCTTGACGGAATGGTGGAGCACGTAAAAGAAATTCTAAACGAATTGAAATTGCCATATAGGATATTACGTCTTTGCGGTGGTGATATGGGTTTCACATCAGCATTAACGTATGATTTTGAAGTTTTTTCTACTGCGCAAGACCGTTGGTTAGAAATCTCTTCTGTTTCTAACTTCGAGACTTTTCAAGCAAATCGTTTGAAATTGCGTTTCAAAGACAAAGAAGGTAAAAATCAATTGGCACACACTCTAAACGGAAGTGCTTTAGCATTACCTAGAGTATTAGCAGGAATATTAGAAAATTACCAAACTCCAGAAGGAATTGTAATACCAGATGTATTGCGTCCATACTGTGGATTTGATATTATTGACTAA
- a CDS encoding single-stranded DNA-binding protein: MNALRNKVQLIGHVGQEPEIKTFDGGKKLANITLATNESYKNDKGEKVEETQWHKLVAWGKTADIIEQYVTKGKEIAVEGKLTHRSYEDKNGDKRYVTEVVVHEVLLLGK, encoded by the coding sequence ATGAATGCATTAAGAAACAAAGTACAGTTAATCGGTCACGTAGGACAAGAACCAGAAATCAAAACTTTTGATGGGGGAAAAAAATTAGCTAATATCACGTTAGCTACAAACGAAAGCTACAAAAATGATAAAGGAGAGAAAGTAGAGGAAACGCAGTGGCACAAACTAGTGGCCTGGGGAAAAACGGCTGACATTATCGAACAATATGTTACCAAAGGTAAAGAGATTGCAGTCGAAGGCAAATTAACCCATAGAAGTTATGAGGATAAAAACGGAGATAAACGCTATGTTACCGAAGTTGTCGTTCATGAAGTACTTTTATTAGGAAAGTAG
- a CDS encoding carbon-nitrogen hydrolase family protein, with product MSNTIQSIELRNLKIEDYKELKKSMVESYPEMAESFWKEEQLEILLKKFPEGQLVIVVDGIVVGSALSILVTEDFAFKTKTYKDITGNYTFSTHTPDGEVIYGIDVFINPKYRGLRLGRRLYDVRKELCEQLNLKSIIFAGRIPSYGKYKDEITPKVYIEKVKKKELYDPVLSFQLSNDFHEIRVLKNYLEGDTESQEYAVMLEWNNIYYDDSPKLINHKKSVVRLGLIQWQMRSLSNLNALFEQAEFFIDTVSGYGSDFALFPEFFTAPLMADYNHLSEAEAIRELAKHTEDVKLKFQEFAISYNINIITGSMPFIENGHVYNVGFLCKRDGTNEMYRKIHITPNEIFHWGITGGDTIQTFDTDCGKIGIVICYDVEFPELSRLMADEGMNILFVPFLTDTQNGYTRVKHCAQARAIENECYVAIAGCVGNLPKVNNMDIQYAQAAVFTPSDFAFPSNGVKAEATPNTEMTLIVDVDINLLKELHEHGSVKIMKDRRHDLYSLKKL from the coding sequence ATGTCAAATACAATACAGTCTATTGAATTAAGAAATTTAAAAATAGAGGACTACAAAGAATTAAAAAAATCGATGGTTGAATCATATCCAGAAATGGCTGAATCATTTTGGAAAGAAGAACAATTAGAGATTTTATTAAAAAAATTCCCCGAAGGACAACTTGTTATTGTAGTTGACGGAATAGTAGTAGGTTCAGCATTATCTATTTTAGTAACTGAAGATTTTGCATTCAAAACTAAAACCTACAAAGATATTACTGGCAACTATACTTTTTCAACCCATACCCCTGACGGAGAAGTTATTTACGGAATAGATGTTTTTATCAATCCAAAATACCGTGGTCTAAGACTAGGTAGACGTTTATATGATGTTAGAAAAGAATTATGTGAGCAATTAAACCTGAAATCAATCATTTTTGCAGGCAGAATTCCATCTTATGGAAAATATAAAGATGAGATTACTCCAAAAGTATATATTGAAAAAGTAAAGAAAAAAGAATTATACGACCCTGTTTTATCATTTCAATTAAGCAATGATTTCCATGAAATTCGTGTGCTGAAAAATTATTTAGAAGGCGATACTGAATCTCAAGAATATGCAGTAATGCTAGAATGGAATAATATTTATTATGATGATAGTCCAAAACTAATTAACCATAAAAAAAGTGTGGTTAGACTTGGATTAATCCAATGGCAAATGCGTTCATTGTCTAATCTAAACGCTCTTTTTGAACAAGCCGAGTTTTTTATTGATACTGTATCTGGTTACGGAAGTGACTTTGCCTTATTCCCAGAGTTTTTCACAGCGCCCTTAATGGCTGATTACAATCATTTATCAGAAGCAGAGGCGATTAGGGAATTAGCTAAACATACCGAAGATGTAAAACTTAAGTTTCAAGAGTTTGCTATTTCTTATAACATCAATATTATCACCGGGAGTATGCCTTTTATAGAAAATGGACATGTTTATAATGTTGGTTTTTTATGTAAACGTGACGGTACAAACGAAATGTACCGTAAAATTCATATTACTCCTAATGAAATTTTCCATTGGGGAATCACTGGAGGAGATACAATTCAAACCTTCGATACTGACTGTGGAAAAATAGGAATTGTGATTTGTTATGATGTTGAATTCCCTGAGCTTTCAAGATTAATGGCTGATGAAGGAATGAATATCTTGTTTGTCCCTTTTCTTACAGATACCCAAAATGGATATACTCGAGTAAAACACTGCGCACAAGCAAGAGCAATTGAAAACGAATGTTATGTAGCTATTGCAGGTTGTGTGGGTAATTTACCCAAAGTAAATAATATGGATATACAATATGCACAAGCAGCAGTATTTACACCATCTGATTTTGCGTTTCCAAGTAATGGAGTTAAGGCAGAAGCAACTCCTAATACCGAAATGACTTTGATTGTTGATGTAGATATCAATCTTTTAAAAGAACTTCACGAACACGGAAGTGTGAAAATAATGAAAGACAGAAGACACGATTTATATAGTTTAAAAAAATTATAA
- a CDS encoding OmpA family protein — MKKLILSLIFAAAFTTVSAQTETEKTVTNNDYNKWSVELAGGLNKPMRPMTAGYRTAVTSAYVADLGVRYMFNNKFGLKADFGYNSFKEGENSVGFDSKYYRADLQGVANLGRIMNFETWTNTLGLLGHAGFGLGFGESDNSTGTDKMGNFMAGVTGQIKLSNRVALTGDFTTILNAKQNRTFDGASAIGTPGFAGVLFNGTVGITVYLGKNAKHADWTVDNEGRLDGIENRIAAIENKMLDTDNDGVADYLDQEANTADGALVNTKGKSVDANKNNVPDDVEKYIMENYTSKTDKSSVLSNNELITSLINGGYIATYFDFDKSTPTNVSTEGIDFILTYLRNNPTASIDIIGHADELGRTAYNDKLSNARANKVKSILIKANIDASRLNVIAAGEDNSVDKDSELARRLVRKVTFRVK, encoded by the coding sequence ATGAAAAAACTTATATTATCGTTGATTTTTGCTGCGGCATTCACAACAGTAAGTGCTCAAACAGAGACTGAAAAAACAGTTACTAACAATGACTATAACAAATGGTCAGTTGAATTAGCTGGAGGTTTAAACAAACCTATGAGACCTATGACTGCTGGATACAGAACTGCAGTAACAAGTGCTTATGTAGCTGATCTAGGAGTTAGATATATGTTTAACAACAAATTTGGTTTAAAAGCTGACTTCGGATACAACAGCTTTAAAGAAGGTGAAAACTCAGTAGGTTTTGACTCTAAATATTACAGAGCAGATTTACAAGGTGTAGCTAACTTAGGAAGAATAATGAACTTTGAAACATGGACTAACACTCTTGGTTTATTAGGTCATGCTGGATTTGGTTTAGGTTTTGGAGAATCTGACAATAGTACTGGAACAGACAAAATGGGTAATTTCATGGCTGGTGTAACAGGTCAAATTAAATTATCTAACAGAGTTGCATTAACTGGAGATTTCACAACAATACTTAATGCTAAACAAAACCGTACTTTTGATGGTGCAAGCGCAATTGGAACACCTGGATTTGCAGGAGTACTTTTCAACGGAACTGTTGGTATTACAGTTTACTTAGGGAAAAACGCAAAACATGCAGACTGGACTGTTGACAATGAAGGTCGTTTAGACGGTATTGAAAATAGAATTGCTGCTATTGAAAATAAAATGTTAGACACTGATAATGATGGTGTAGCTGATTACCTAGATCAAGAGGCAAACACTGCTGATGGGGCTTTAGTTAACACTAAAGGGAAATCAGTTGACGCTAACAAAAATAATGTTCCAGATGACGTAGAAAAATACATCATGGAAAACTATACAAGTAAAACGGATAAGTCTTCTGTTTTAAGCAATAACGAATTAATTACATCTTTAATTAATGGTGGTTATATTGCTACTTATTTTGATTTTGATAAATCAACTCCAACGAATGTTTCGACAGAAGGAATTGACTTCATCTTAACTTATTTGAGAAACAATCCTACTGCTTCAATTGACATCATAGGTCATGCTGACGAATTAGGAAGAACAGCTTACAACGATAAATTATCTAATGCAAGAGCAAACAAAGTGAAAAGCATTTTGATAAAAGCTAATATTGACGCTTCAAGACTGAACGTAATTGCCGCTGGCGAAGATAATTCAGTTGATAAAGATTCAGAACTTGCTAGAAGATTAGTTAGAAAAGTAACTTTCAGAGTTAAATAA
- the metG gene encoding methionine--tRNA ligase: protein MIQNPKRYTITAALPYTNGPIHIGHLAGVYVPSDIYSRYLRLQGRDVLFVCGSDEHGVAISMKAKKEGITPQEVIDKYDGIIRKSFLDFGISFDNYSRTSAKIHHDTASEFFKKLYEKGDFIEQVTEQLYDAKADQFLADRFVIGTCPKCGNEEAYGDQCEKCGSTLNATDLINPKSTITGDTPIMKSTKHWFLPLDRYEDFLKEWILVGHKNDWKPNVYGQVKSWIDGGLEPRAVTRDLDWGIDVPVAGAEGKKLYVWFDAPIGYISATKEWALREGKEWEPYWKDQDTKLVHFIGKDNIVFHCIIFPAMLKAEGSYILPDNVPANEFLNLEGNKLSTSKNWAVWLHEYLEEFPNQQDVLRYALTSNAPETKDNDFTWKDFQARNNNELVAIYGNFINRVVVLTNKYYNGIVPSPNTLSGVDEATLTELKAYPAVISSSVERYRFREALGEMMNVARLGNKYLADEEPWKMIKTDEGRVQTQMYVALQIAAALSALCEPFLPFTATKLSRILKIESPLNWSTISETSDLLPASHQIGEAELLFAKIEDEEIQKQIDKLEATKTANIAENKKAEPQKEAIQFDDFSKMDMRVGTILEAEKMPKANKLLILKVDTGIDVRTIVSGIAESFKPEDIVGKRVTVLVNLAPRNLRGVESQGMILMATNAEGKLVFVNPDADGVANGETIN from the coding sequence ATGATACAGAATCCAAAAAGATATACGATTACGGCGGCATTGCCTTACACGAACGGACCAATTCACATTGGCCATTTGGCGGGTGTTTACGTGCCATCCGATATTTATTCACGTTACCTGAGATTGCAAGGAAGAGACGTTTTATTTGTTTGCGGAAGCGACGAGCACGGTGTGGCTATTTCTATGAAAGCCAAGAAAGAAGGTATTACACCTCAGGAAGTAATTGATAAATACGATGGTATTATTCGTAAATCGTTCTTGGATTTTGGAATTTCGTTTGACAATTATTCTAGAACTTCGGCAAAGATTCATCACGATACTGCATCGGAATTCTTTAAGAAATTATATGAAAAAGGAGACTTTATAGAACAAGTTACTGAGCAATTGTATGATGCGAAAGCAGATCAATTCTTGGCAGACCGTTTTGTCATAGGAACTTGCCCGAAATGTGGTAACGAAGAAGCATACGGTGACCAATGCGAAAAATGTGGTTCTACCTTGAACGCTACTGATTTAATTAACCCAAAATCAACAATCACGGGAGATACTCCAATTATGAAATCAACGAAACACTGGTTTTTACCTTTGGATCGTTACGAAGATTTCTTGAAAGAGTGGATTCTTGTAGGACATAAAAACGACTGGAAACCTAATGTTTACGGACAAGTTAAATCTTGGATTGACGGCGGACTAGAGCCTCGTGCGGTAACTCGTGACTTGGACTGGGGAATTGATGTTCCTGTTGCTGGTGCCGAAGGAAAGAAATTATATGTGTGGTTTGATGCACCTATTGGATACATCTCAGCTACCAAAGAATGGGCTTTGCGCGAAGGAAAAGAATGGGAACCGTACTGGAAAGATCAGGATACCAAGTTGGTTCACTTCATAGGGAAAGACAATATTGTTTTTCATTGTATCATTTTCCCTGCGATGTTGAAAGCCGAAGGAAGCTATATTTTGCCTGACAATGTGCCTGCAAATGAGTTCTTGAACTTGGAGGGAAATAAATTATCTACTTCTAAAAATTGGGCAGTTTGGCTGCACGAATATTTGGAAGAATTCCCAAATCAGCAAGATGTTTTGCGTTATGCTTTGACTTCGAATGCGCCAGAAACGAAAGACAACGACTTTACTTGGAAAGATTTTCAAGCGAGAAACAATAATGAATTGGTTGCTATTTACGGAAATTTCATTAACCGAGTAGTGGTTTTAACCAATAAATATTACAACGGAATTGTTCCAAGTCCAAACACATTATCTGGTGTGGATGAAGCTACTTTAACGGAATTAAAAGCGTATCCAGCAGTTATTTCAAGTTCTGTAGAACGTTATAGATTTAGAGAAGCTTTGGGCGAAATGATGAATGTAGCTCGTTTAGGAAATAAATATTTGGCCGACGAAGAGCCTTGGAAAATGATAAAAACGGATGAAGGTCGTGTACAAACACAAATGTACGTTGCACTTCAAATTGCCGCAGCATTGAGTGCGCTTTGCGAACCTTTCTTGCCTTTTACTGCAACCAAATTATCAAGAATATTGAAAATCGAAAGTCCGTTGAACTGGAGTACGATTTCAGAAACTTCAGACTTACTTCCAGCTAGTCACCAAATAGGGGAAGCTGAATTGTTGTTTGCCAAAATTGAAGACGAAGAAATTCAGAAACAAATTGATAAACTGGAAGCGACTAAAACAGCTAATATTGCCGAAAACAAAAAGGCCGAACCACAAAAAGAAGCGATTCAGTTTGATGATTTTTCTAAAATGGACATGCGTGTTGGAACCATCTTGGAAGCAGAAAAAATGCCAAAAGCGAACAAGCTTTTGATATTGAAAGTAGATACCGGTATTGATGTTCGCACGATAGTTTCAGGAATAGCTGAAAGTTTTAAACCAGAAGATATCGTAGGGAAACGCGTAACTGTTTTAGTCAACTTGGCTCCAAGAAACTTACGTGGAGTGGAAAGTCAAGGAATGATCTTAATGGCTACAAACGCTGAAGGAAAACTGGTTTTTGTAAATCCAGATGCTGATGGTGTTGCCAATGGTGAGACGATAAATTAA
- a CDS encoding DMT family transporter: MTNAKPRLALAFGILCISIFPILVKLRLTPGLISAFYRMAIAVSLLLPYVLITKKFAFPKTGVLLLAILCGVLFASDVAVWNIAIQESSATQASLLTNLSPLWVGIISYVFLKTKPATNFWIGTVVSLFGMAMLVGFEFFLELNFDNAFILAVLSGILYSIYLLVSKKALSQMDVLSFMTISLLASTVYLAVVCVVMNEPFSGFSDMGWLVLFVQAVVCQLMAWLSISYATQHMRATRVSLSLLSQAVLTSLLAWLLLDEKITLNMIIGGVILLLGIRITFFTKTLSVKNIFNKAKEDNSLVN, translated from the coding sequence ATGACAAATGCAAAACCAAGACTAGCACTTGCTTTCGGAATACTTTGTATTTCGATTTTCCCTATATTAGTTAAACTTAGATTGACTCCCGGGTTGATTTCGGCTTTTTACCGAATGGCAATTGCGGTTAGTTTATTATTACCCTATGTGCTGATCACAAAAAAGTTTGCATTCCCAAAGACAGGCGTCTTACTACTTGCCATCTTGTGTGGTGTGTTATTTGCCTCGGATGTTGCAGTTTGGAACATTGCCATTCAGGAATCAAGCGCTACTCAAGCTTCATTGCTTACTAATTTGTCACCGCTTTGGGTTGGAATTATTTCATATGTTTTCTTAAAAACAAAACCCGCAACTAATTTCTGGATAGGAACCGTGGTTTCCTTATTTGGTATGGCGATGTTAGTTGGCTTCGAGTTTTTCTTGGAGTTGAATTTTGACAACGCTTTCATTTTAGCCGTATTGTCTGGGATATTGTATTCGATTTATTTATTGGTGAGTAAAAAAGCGCTTTCTCAAATGGACGTCCTTTCTTTTATGACTATCAGCCTACTAGCTTCAACAGTATATCTGGCTGTAGTATGTGTAGTAATGAACGAACCTTTTTCGGGTTTTTCAGATATGGGTTGGTTGGTTTTATTTGTTCAAGCTGTGGTATGCCAATTGATGGCTTGGTTATCGATTAGCTATGCCACACAACACATGCGCGCCACACGAGTTTCATTGAGTTTACTGAGTCAGGCCGTATTGACATCTCTATTAGCGTGGTTATTATTGGATGAAAAAATAACCTTAAACATGATTATTGGAGGTGTAATTTTACTTTTGGGTATCCGAATCACATTTTTCACCAAAACACTTTCAGTCAAAAATATATTTAACAAAGCGAAAGAAGATAATTCTTTGGTAAATTAA
- a CDS encoding ferritin, producing the protein MLSKNIESALNDQVRIEAESSQAYLSMASWAETHGLEGISKFMYAQSDEERAHMLKMVKFINERGGHAQVTELKAPKTAYSTFKEMFEELYKHEVFVSESINELVHISLTEKDYATHNFLQWYVAEQIEEEAQAKNILDKINLIGDDKGGLYLFDRDIQQLTANKGA; encoded by the coding sequence ATGCTATCAAAAAATATTGAATCCGCACTGAACGATCAAGTTCGAATTGAGGCTGAATCTTCTCAAGCTTACCTTTCTATGGCTTCTTGGGCAGAAACCCATGGCCTTGAAGGTATTTCAAAATTCATGTATGCCCAATCTGATGAGGAACGCGCCCATATGCTAAAAATGGTTAAATTCATCAATGAACGTGGTGGCCATGCTCAGGTAACCGAGCTGAAAGCACCTAAAACGGCCTATAGTACCTTCAAAGAAATGTTTGAAGAATTATATAAACATGAAGTGTTTGTATCCGAATCTATAAACGAATTAGTTCACATATCTCTTACTGAAAAAGATTACGCAACACATAACTTCTTACAATGGTATGTTGCCGAACAAATTGAAGAGGAAGCTCAGGCTAAAAACATATTAGATAAAATAAACCTTATAGGAGACGACAAAGGGGGGCTGTATTTATTTGACAGGGATATTCAACAACTTACGGCAAACAAGGGAGCATAA
- a CDS encoding HAD family hydrolase: MKNLKVIAFDADDTLFVNETYFAETEEKFCVLMSDYLSHQGISQQLFKIEIDNLKLYGYGIKGYILSMIEAAMTISNNTIPVEVIERIIQYGKELTEKPIHLLEGVEETLEALHGKYKLVVATKGDLLDQRRKLHNSGLGKYFHHIEVMSDKQEVDYSDLIKRLEIRPDEFFMIGNSLKSDVLPVLAIGGHAAHIPFHTTWAHEKINHKIVHENFRAYEKITDVLTRFK, translated from the coding sequence ATGAAAAATTTAAAAGTAATAGCCTTCGATGCTGACGACACCTTATTTGTAAATGAAACTTATTTTGCTGAGACAGAAGAAAAATTCTGTGTATTAATGAGTGATTACTTGTCACATCAGGGGATTTCACAACAACTTTTTAAAATTGAAATTGACAATTTAAAATTGTACGGATATGGAATAAAAGGCTACATTCTTTCGATGATTGAGGCCGCTATGACCATTTCCAATAACACCATTCCGGTTGAAGTTATAGAACGCATCATTCAATACGGAAAAGAATTAACTGAAAAACCAATTCATTTATTGGAAGGTGTAGAAGAAACCCTAGAAGCTTTACACGGTAAATATAAATTAGTTGTTGCCACCAAGGGGGATTTATTGGACCAACGTAGGAAATTACACAATTCAGGACTGGGCAAATATTTTCACCATATCGAAGTAATGTCAGACAAGCAAGAAGTTGATTATTCTGACCTAATCAAACGTCTGGAAATAAGACCCGATGAGTTTTTTATGATTGGAAATTCTCTTAAGTCAGATGTTTTACCTGTTTTGGCTATCGGTGGCCATGCGGCTCACATTCCGTTTCACACCACATGGGCCCATGAAAAGATTAATCATAAGATAGTGCATGAAAACTTCAGAGCTTATGAAAAAATAACTGACGTATTAACAAGGTTTAAATAG
- a CDS encoding chloramphenicol acetyltransferase: MKTLLDIERWPRKEHFHFFRKFEEPFFGATVEIDCTKAYENSKAIGSSFFIYYLHKTLVAVNTNESFRYRIADDQVYIYDQIDGSATIGREDSTFGFSLIKYDPDFAVFTATALVEIERVQNTPGLFTSAFDTDNVIHFSAIPWLNFTSLSHARSYTFQDSCPKISFGKMITGEGGKRTMSMSIHVHHGLMDGLHLGQFVDLFQELMNQ, from the coding sequence TTGAAAACACTTTTGGACATAGAGAGATGGCCCCGCAAAGAACATTTTCATTTTTTTCGAAAATTTGAAGAGCCCTTTTTTGGCGCTACTGTTGAAATAGACTGTACCAAAGCCTATGAAAATTCTAAAGCTATAGGCTCCTCCTTTTTTATATATTACCTTCACAAAACATTGGTTGCGGTTAATACTAATGAATCCTTTAGATACAGAATTGCCGATGATCAAGTATACATTTACGATCAAATCGACGGTTCGGCTACTATAGGGAGAGAGGATAGCACTTTTGGGTTTTCATTGATTAAATACGATCCTGATTTTGCGGTTTTTACGGCAACTGCATTGGTTGAAATAGAACGTGTTCAAAACACGCCCGGTCTTTTTACTAGTGCTTTTGATACGGATAACGTAATCCATTTCTCCGCAATTCCTTGGCTTAATTTCACTTCGCTTTCCCATGCTAGAAGTTATACTTTTCAGGATAGTTGTCCTAAAATTTCTTTTGGAAAAATGATTACTGGTGAAGGAGGTAAAAGAACAATGTCAATGTCAATTCATGTACACCATGGATTAATGGATGGATTACATTTAGGCCAATTTGTAGATCTTTTTCAAGAATTAATGAATCAGTAG